Below is a genomic region from Medicago truncatula cultivar Jemalong A17 chromosome 3, MtrunA17r5.0-ANR, whole genome shotgun sequence.
AAATGCATTTGCCATTTGTCACAATAGTCAAATTGTCGTGTTATCATATTGTTTTGCATAGCAGGCTTAGCTTCTTTtgctttcaaaaaataaaaagattatcTTCTTTTGACTTTTGAACAGCACAACATGCAAATCTGTGGCTTCAAGCAACACACATGCATAATTGCCTCTGACACACTAAGGTGACAAAAATAACCAAATGTTTACCAACAATATGACTCATATAGCACTTATTGACTAAATATATCAAAGATTTTCTCAACAATGTCAAAAATATATGCAATTCTGTCAGAGAATGTAATGAATATGATTAGAGAAAGGATATTGTGGATTTTAGCAACATTACAATTAGAAGGTAGAAAAAGATGTTTTAATATCAGCATAAAGTAGGAATTGAAGTCCTCTATATAAGATTTGAATTTCATGCATTCACATAATCATACGGtcattacaattaacatgaaCTAATAATACAATTTAAGATTTGGCCTATAATAAATTTGATTGAATGTCATCTTTAATGTTACAAAACTGATTAACTAGTAACACAATAAACTGCATGTTTTGAAATCAAGGTGAATTTCACGAAATAACGGTGACATCGTCATTTTGCCACACTCACCGTGAATCCAAACATGCAGTAAACCTCATCAACGAGGATGTCGAGTTATGTAGTCATGTTGCTCAAGTGTTGGTGTTGTTCTAGTTCCAGGTGCAGTAGGAGCTCTCACATGTCCAACCATTGAAACCTGAAGTGCTTCTTCTTCATAAGCTCTTCTTTCCATCTGAACCATTCTTGACCTTTTCTTAACCCTAACAACCATTGCTACAAAAAGTAAACCTAAAAGAAAAGCACCTAAAGCAGCACCAATGGTACTCCCAACTGCAATTTTCCATTGACTTAGTCTTATAGGCTTTTTATACTCATCATCTTGATGTTGTAAAGACTCAGACTCAACAACCAAACCAAAATGTCCATGTGTTTTAGCAACACAAACATTTGTTGCTAAAGGTTTTGTTATTGCAAGTGTCATTTTTCCATTTCCTTCAAAACTTACACATAATGGTTTCACTTTGATACCTTTTTCTTCTTGGTTGTTGAAATTTGTAGCATTGTTGAAATCAATTGTGATGAGTTTTTCACCAGCTTCAATTCCAAGTTGAAAAGGGTTACTACTAGAATTTGAATCTTCATCAGCATTGTAAGCTAAAATTCCAACAATTGGAGAAACAAGTTGATACTTAGATAGATCATTATAGTTTGCATAATATATAGAAGACCAATTATTATTATACTCTATGCTTTGTCTTATCAACATTACTCTTTCAATACATGGATGAATACTAACACCAATACCAAGATGAAACTCCTTTAATTTTGCACCATACCTTGTTAAACTTCCACATCTAAATCTCACTGTATCTACTTTGATGCCTGATAAATTTGAAGGTAGCTTCACTGATTGTGGTATTCCTGTCTTGAAGTCTTTGTCTAATGACTTGAATGTATGATCTCTTATGAGGAGGTCAAGAACATGAACTGATTTGATATTCTGAGCATAAGATCCATGAAATTCCAATGACAACAATGAAAATGTCATCAAAATGAGAGTGTAAAATGATTCCATGAGACAAGGAAAAAAATAGGACCAAAGCTTTAAAAGAATCAATGTGTCATAACTTAAAAAGGAAAGGCTTGATTTCTTTTCCTAAGGAATGATTTTGTAGTGTTAATAGATGAGAAAGGTTAGGGTAGCCTTAGTACACAGACTAGATCAAGGAGATGAAAAGGGTAAAACAAAGTAGTTGTTCTATTTCTTTGAGATGTTTGCTTTATCTAAAAACTTACATATGGTTCTCTATCAAAAGGATTGCCTCTTTTAGTAGTGCAAGTGTCACAATCAAATTCAATGACCAAAAGAAAAGGTTATAGACTTATACTCAATGATCTCCACCACTCATCAAGATCGGATGGTTGGGATTGAGTTTCTAATTCGTCAGTTCCAATCTCTACTTGCGAAACTTAATCTAACTCAACCTTTATAAAACTGACTTGGAATTAAGGTGATGAATGACTTTGCTTatgtaataatttttaaatcttATATCGTCTaatgtgagattttttttttaagaagctaaattagtccCACCTAAATTTACATAGTAGAGattcgaacctgagacctcaaggaggagcacactcctaaATCCGAAGCCAATACCACcagaccaacccaagtgggttcaTCTATTGTAAGATTGTCCTCGCTAATTAAAGACTCATGTCTcttgatttttttagaaaatccaCTTGTAAGATATGAATTGTCTctatttaaaaacatattttcaattCTTAAGCAATTTAATGTGTGGGACTCATGCCCAATTTAAGATATGTACGTGGGACTCATATTTCATCAAATAGGAGACTCTTAACACAAGAATAGTTGATATGATCTAGCTCCAAAGATTACACCTAAGAGAAAGGGTGAAAACATTCTATATCTACCTGTGAATGTGCTACTGCAAAAAACGGAAAGGATTGAAAGAAATGATTCATGAGCGTGGAATGATGATGACACTTCATGGTGATAAAAAGTAAAATggcaaaaacaaataaaaaagggtGGGAAGAAGAGGGAATTAAGCGTGCTCAAAAATAACACAAAAGCATTGTTGTTGTGAATGGGGTCCAATAACACTAATTGTGTTTTGTGTAACGTGCTGTGTTTCCCACTTGTACTACTCAATTGGTCTCATCTTAGGCTTTACCATACTACATGCAAGACCTTTTTGAAATAACTGAAAAGGTAGAGGCctactcatttttcttttatatattttagccCCACAAACACAAATTGCAACATTTGTAAcaataaattttgtttctttttttgaatgGACTAACTTtgtttcttaatcaaactttatgTCATTCAAATGTGATTCAACCACACCTCTCTATTATGAGCCATCATCATATAACTCTAGTTTCTTTGCCTTCATCCACCAAAAAGAGGTGATTTAAAGTcgatttttgacccaaaatcactcctctaactcgtttttatcttttgcttttattgaaataactgattttcacatctattccattttttcttttgtgatttcatcatcttaGCGCTTGTTTCGTTCATCGTCTTTGTGCAACGTTGTTTCTCTTTCTTGTTTCGTTCATGTATTTGTTCGGTTTAGAGTTTAGATCAACTTTGATTtagtgcagatccaatcaatgactttggtgtCGTCAATGTTGCAAATTCGAAGACATGAGTATTTCGGAGACtagaatatagtcatatgtgtaggcatttgtactttgtcgtgttatgctattaacatgaatattgtgagtttgtttgcaaattcatcctttttgtttttagggatttgtattgtatcgatgtactatatcaatttgaatacatgaatatcatttatttttgtaaaaaaaaatgtgattcaACCACGTTCAAAGACAAAGACTCTGTTTGGTAAGACaaaaaaattagcttataacttatagtagatagcttataagctcgtttgatcAAAAAAACTCTGTTTGGTAATGTTTTTTCACCAcaaacttatagcttatttcacaagcttataagctatttttcagaagttattccaagtagcgtttgagcttataacttatgatcttttattctatttttacccttattagtttaattaaattccattttttaccctttaatatttattatattataaattaaaatacataagGTTTAAACAGGcatatatgaatatatttttttaatgaaagatcttttttttttcttgatataaaaagatatttattttACTGTTACGTTTacgttttttttcatttccatATTTAATGTCAGTGTATTCTTACGGCAAAACATTATGTTTAcgttttactccctccgttctttTTTAAGTATCTTTTTAGGATGAAATTTTCATTTCTATTTAACTatctttttgatattttaagggTACGATTTGtcaattacttattttttttcaataaaactaattaatgcaaagtaaaagaaaagtaaagtatttttttaaacaaagtttgtttcttgttatctttaaatttaaacaaaattgtgTTACAAACAATGGTTTCAAGAaaagttaaaattctataaataagataaCAATTGTTAAAAATTCCAAGTGTAAAGTAAAAGAACAGATTTGAgaggagaaaaataaaaaactccaTGAATGTTCAAAAGGAAGAGAAAGTGGAAGACTCGTTGGAATTACTAATGAAAGGTGAAGAGAGAGCAATAGTTGAAGACTCATTTGACATGATacaaaaacaagaacaagaataagaacaagatggcgatgaagaagaagaagtttcatcaatataatttttatgtaaGAATTTGTTGGTGAAAAAGATAATAACTGACAATGGTTTGTTACGAGAGaaagataacatattaaatttattggaaagataaagAGTCTGCaaaaaagtatgaatttattggtggattaaaatgagggtataataggaataaaatgtgcaaaaatacacATCGCTATTTTAgtgttaattttctaaaaagacacttaaaaaggaacggagggagtactatttttttctttctacaatctacttttttttttaaagaaggtaCAAACTAATGttacatttaaaatatgtaattttatttattgttactatattttttaatactttatatgtaatttttctagccaaatacaaattaatatttagggattaaaaaattaatttaataataatattaaattaataaatctaAATTATTAAGTTTTAAGTACTTAAACATTAGttgatataaactttattatgaattaaaaatgtccttttatgttattttatatttttcagctAGTTGAACTGCTAATTTTACCACACACTTTAAGTAGTTTATCAGCTATCAGTCACCGGtcataagctatcagctataagaATTGCGCTATCAGTTATAAACTATCAACTAACTTATCAGTCGTCcactatttttatcaaatagagTCAAATTTAATCGCTTAaaccaattgaaaaaaaaaaatattatccatTAATGTTTTCACATTGATTTTCCAAAATTGGGTAACTAAAGAGTGATGTTGAGCCAAATAATTCATACACGAGACAATTGTTTATCGCTAAATCAGAAAATTTAATCTCCTTCCTCTTctttctttcccttttcttcCTTCATTGAAGATTTCTCCTTATGCCTAAATGTGATTAAGATTTCTCCCATACATAACACGAGTTGGAGTGGAAGCTCTTCCAATGTAAAATGGGATAAAATTCCATATTTGTATGTTGCAAATACACAAAACAATCATAATAAACCATTTTTGAGTATTCATATTTTGTGAAGGACTAATAGTCCCTTTATTTGTTTGCTAGACGTCACAatactcttttttcttctttctcaatgAGTATTGTCCCATACTAAATGTTGGTAATGCCATTAGTTTCTTATAACAATCTACGTAAAATAATAATCGAGACTAAGATTTTTAACCGACCCgtatttttatttga
It encodes:
- the LOC11415251 gene encoding uncharacterized protein, with the translated sequence MESFYTLILMTFSLLSLEFHGSYAQNIKSVHVLDLLIRDHTFKSLDKDFKTGIPQSVKLPSNLSGIKVDTVRFRCGSLTRYGAKLKEFHLGIGVSIHPCIERVMLIRQSIEYNNNWSSIYYANYNDLSKYQLVSPIVGILAYNADEDSNSSSNPFQLGIEAGEKLITIDFNNATNFNNQEEKGIKVKPLCVSFEGNGKMTLAITKPLATNVCVAKTHGHFGLVVESESLQHQDDEYKKPIRLSQWKIAVGSTIGAALGAFLLGLLFVAMVVRVKKRSRMVQMERRAYEEEALQVSMVGHVRAPTAPGTRTTPTLEQHDYITRHPR